One Leptospira wolbachii serovar Codice str. CDC genomic region harbors:
- a CDS encoding protein-disulfide reductase DsbD family protein: MVSEIQAFIESQLSSGSFSILSIFFLALGGLLAGLLPCVYPLYPITAGILKSRVSKHKWSHPLVYYVGLATMYAVFGLIAGLSGGAFNSFLRYPETQVVLSILLFILGLSVAEFLYFPFFSGDLRNSANVSYANTFFLGIGAGLLSSPCVGPVVVSILVQLITYQTEGIRIVPILLTSLKMFVFGLGLGIPFLLIGVFGFALPKSGKWMKSVQWILALFILYFSYTYLEKAFALWGLDTGLSAKVFLIWSLALSFLYLQKKEGLPCERMKLSLLQMGAYTSFVVLVLLLQPAVFKFQPTQGEAKSVPTEVHGNLEWHRSKAEVYRIAKETGKPIFIDFYADWCTNCKEFQKLTLSHKEWNETLKNKAILWKVYDTDPIFEEFANDPNYPELKIGLPFFLVLNPEGKMVYKSNDYLDTKGMIDAISKF; the protein is encoded by the coding sequence ATGGTATCTGAAATCCAAGCCTTTATTGAGTCCCAGTTGTCTTCTGGTTCTTTTTCTATCCTAAGCATTTTCTTTTTAGCTTTAGGGGGACTGCTGGCAGGGCTTTTGCCCTGTGTTTATCCATTATACCCCATCACTGCAGGAATTTTAAAATCTCGTGTTTCCAAACACAAATGGTCTCATCCATTGGTGTATTATGTAGGGCTTGCAACCATGTATGCTGTGTTTGGTCTGATCGCAGGTCTTAGCGGAGGTGCGTTCAATTCTTTTTTGCGTTACCCAGAAACCCAAGTAGTTCTTTCTATTTTACTTTTTATTCTGGGACTCAGTGTAGCGGAGTTTTTATACTTTCCTTTTTTCTCTGGGGATTTAAGAAATTCGGCAAACGTAAGTTATGCGAATACTTTTTTTCTTGGAATCGGTGCTGGCCTTCTTTCCTCTCCTTGTGTCGGCCCTGTGGTTGTTTCTATTCTTGTACAACTCATTACCTACCAAACCGAAGGGATTCGTATTGTACCGATCCTTTTGACCTCATTAAAGATGTTTGTTTTTGGTTTGGGCTTAGGAATTCCTTTTTTACTCATTGGAGTTTTTGGATTTGCCCTACCTAAATCTGGTAAGTGGATGAAATCGGTCCAGTGGATTCTTGCTCTTTTCATTTTATACTTTTCCTATACTTATCTAGAAAAGGCATTTGCCCTCTGGGGTCTGGATACTGGTTTGTCTGCAAAAGTATTTCTTATTTGGAGTTTGGCGTTGAGCTTTCTCTATTTACAAAAGAAAGAAGGCCTTCCTTGCGAAAGAATGAAACTTTCCCTATTACAAATGGGTGCCTATACTTCGTTTGTGGTTCTTGTTCTCCTTTTACAGCCTGCTGTTTTTAAATTCCAACCAACACAGGGGGAGGCAAAGTCAGTCCCAACAGAAGTGCATGGGAATTTAGAATGGCATAGGTCGAAAGCAGAAGTGTACCGGATCGCCAAAGAAACGGGTAAACCGATATTTATCGATTTTTATGCAGACTGGTGTACGAACTGCAAAGAGTTTCAAAAACTAACTCTAAGTCATAAAGAATGGAATGAAACTTTAAAAAATAAAGCGATTCTTTGGAAGGTATACGATACGGATCCTATTTTTGAAGAATTTGCGAACGATCCGAACTATCCTGAACTCAAAATCGGTTTACCTTTTTTTCTGGTCCTCAATCCAGAAGGAAAGATGGTTTATAAATCGAATGATTATTTGGATACCAAAGGAATGATCGATGCGATTTCAAAATTTTAA
- a CDS encoding MDR/zinc-dependent alcohol dehydrogenase-like family protein: MNLKFRAKDYTSGDSFESAEYEYFGNETEGWEIKRNGSPYLHLGPGYIPLKTISCGVCSTDIDRRFLPFPLPQIIGHEVLAEGLGENQGKQFVVEINDTFEARGDKNLDAFCKEGIPTHSPERRVLGIDRLPGGFGPYILAPIHAAISLEGVSPKAAVLMEPFAAALQAILASPPKSGDHVAVLGPRRLGSLILAALASYRKTNQSNFRITAITRHDHLVILSKAMGADEIVDLRKTDFTELKNKFDIVYDTTSTASGFESALQIAKREVHLKTTNGQVMAGIAHLTELVVDELSILPYSESNTLFHWQKETRKNQNVFVFSSVSETIKENLKKQFIVFEGSSSDGETILNSDVFSNKLPRFDLVVVSNPDELSLAIRPNPNHENSLVRPRGAILVDSTNSKNWPDNSSLVAKFFANGKEIHSSRCGDFHIAISLLRDNPDITKALETNLISHRFSSDQLELAYSTAKDPSSVKVVVDFT; encoded by the coding sequence ATGAACCTAAAATTCCGAGCGAAGGATTACACATCCGGTGACTCGTTTGAATCAGCAGAATACGAGTATTTTGGCAATGAAACGGAAGGTTGGGAGATCAAACGAAATGGTAGTCCCTACCTCCATTTAGGACCTGGTTATATCCCTCTCAAAACGATTTCTTGCGGTGTTTGCTCCACAGACATTGACCGACGTTTTTTACCTTTCCCCCTCCCGCAAATCATTGGTCATGAAGTCCTAGCAGAAGGTCTTGGTGAGAACCAAGGCAAACAGTTTGTTGTCGAAATCAACGACACCTTTGAGGCTCGTGGAGACAAAAACTTGGATGCCTTTTGTAAAGAAGGAATCCCGACCCATTCCCCGGAAAGAAGAGTGCTTGGGATCGATCGACTTCCAGGAGGTTTTGGTCCTTATATTTTAGCACCGATCCATGCGGCCATTTCCTTGGAAGGAGTTTCTCCAAAAGCTGCGGTTCTTATGGAACCTTTTGCAGCCGCCTTACAAGCGATCCTTGCTTCTCCTCCAAAATCGGGGGATCATGTGGCAGTCCTTGGACCACGTCGTCTAGGGAGTTTAATTTTAGCAGCTCTTGCTTCTTATCGGAAAACAAATCAGTCAAATTTTCGCATAACAGCAATTACTCGCCACGATCATTTAGTAATTTTATCCAAAGCCATGGGTGCCGACGAAATTGTTGATCTTCGAAAAACTGATTTTACCGAATTAAAAAACAAATTTGATATAGTTTATGATACAACTTCCACAGCTTCCGGTTTTGAATCTGCACTACAAATTGCCAAACGCGAAGTCCATCTCAAAACAACCAATGGCCAAGTGATGGCAGGAATTGCCCATTTGACAGAACTTGTAGTCGATGAACTTTCAATCCTCCCTTATTCAGAGTCCAATACATTGTTTCATTGGCAAAAGGAAACTCGCAAAAACCAGAATGTATTTGTGTTTAGTAGTGTATCGGAAACCATCAAAGAAAATCTAAAAAAACAATTCATTGTATTTGAGGGAAGTTCTTCGGATGGAGAAACTATTTTAAATTCGGATGTTTTTTCCAATAAACTTCCTCGGTTTGACCTTGTTGTTGTATCGAATCCTGATGAGTTGAGTCTTGCCATCCGACCCAATCCCAATCATGAAAATTCCTTAGTTCGTCCGAGAGGAGCAATCCTAGTAGACTCTACTAACTCCAAAAATTGGCCAGATAATTCTAGTTTGGTGGCTAAGTTCTTTGCCAATGGAAAAGAAATTCATAGTTCCCGTTGTGGAGATTTTCATATCGCAATCTCACTACTCCGTGACAATCCTGACATCACAAAGGCACTCGAGACAAATTTGATTTCTCATCGGTTTTCATCGGACCAATTGGAATTGGCTTATTCGACAGCAAAAGATCCATCCAGTGTTAAGGTAGTGGTTGATTTTACATAA
- a CDS encoding rhomboid family intramembrane serine protease: protein MRSFIWEFPLTAGFSLFLFLLYPIVSIFFPDLIGPYFIATPGELEPINWILSTFFHGSGAHLLSNLFFLLLLGRVVENRVGKGKWLLFYFMAGILSVLGDGVVRGLILGDRTPIVGASGAISGLASAATLLSPFRFPISKRKSIPFPVFLFGWMMVYSDVTNLFARDQVAHWAHLGGFFSVFVTSYLLGDKERREIRQGFLLNFTFFTLTIILLFFINNR, encoded by the coding sequence ATGCGATCATTTATTTGGGAATTCCCCCTCACTGCTGGTTTTTCTTTATTTCTTTTTTTGTTATACCCGATTGTTTCTATTTTTTTTCCAGATTTGATCGGGCCATATTTTATCGCAACACCGGGAGAATTGGAACCAATCAATTGGATTCTATCTACTTTCTTCCACGGATCGGGAGCTCATCTTCTTTCTAATTTATTTTTTCTCCTGCTACTCGGTCGAGTTGTAGAAAATCGAGTGGGTAAGGGGAAGTGGCTTCTTTTTTATTTTATGGCAGGAATATTATCAGTGTTAGGTGATGGAGTTGTTAGGGGACTAATTTTGGGAGATAGAACCCCTATCGTGGGAGCAAGTGGGGCCATTTCTGGTTTGGCATCTGCGGCAACATTACTTTCTCCTTTTCGTTTTCCCATATCAAAAAGAAAGTCCATTCCCTTTCCCGTGTTTCTATTTGGTTGGATGATGGTCTATTCTGATGTTACTAATTTGTTTGCGCGCGACCAAGTGGCACACTGGGCTCATCTTGGCGGTTTTTTCTCCGTCTTTGTTACGAGTTACTTACTCGGTGATAAAGAGAGGCGAGAAATCAGACAGGGCTTTCTTTTGAACTTTACCTTTTTTACATTGACTATCATTCTTCTTTTTTTTATCAACAATAGGTAA
- a CDS encoding adhesin OmpL37 family surface protein, producing MKRFSVIILLFLTAIGEMTPDQSSSKATQLIRVSYGLKDNYEFLRILNSTISNRGTEDQKKYFKRCVQHHIESEILHLQMDLGRSYAELRRTQGLLIQLYIYVLEDEIEELEIELGRLARLANGKEKTETKSYLRLGYREIAVAKQKLLVGKNIRPYLYLMKLQELSYSLKSLKQAEKYIVLLGLLHDSIDEFDKESRSFADLVHEVNRIIVIDREKYLRLLYDSHFDSYGTLDYYELIWKQPDLHELAAGIPGFDPSYVRNPEEAVPSTFQ from the coding sequence ATGAAACGTTTTTCGGTAATAATACTACTCTTTCTGACTGCAATTGGAGAGATGACACCGGACCAGTCCAGTTCCAAAGCTACCCAGTTAATCCGTGTTAGCTATGGACTTAAGGACAACTACGAGTTTCTACGCATTTTAAATTCTACAATTAGCAATAGGGGGACAGAGGATCAAAAAAAGTACTTCAAACGTTGCGTACAACACCATATAGAATCTGAAATTCTCCATTTACAAATGGATTTGGGACGTTCCTATGCAGAACTTAGAAGAACACAAGGTTTACTTATCCAACTTTACATTTATGTTTTAGAAGATGAAATTGAAGAATTGGAAATTGAATTAGGTCGTCTGGCAAGACTTGCCAATGGCAAAGAAAAAACAGAAACCAAATCTTATCTTCGTTTAGGATATCGTGAAATTGCTGTTGCAAAACAGAAATTACTCGTAGGAAAAAACATTCGACCTTATTTGTATTTGATGAAACTCCAAGAGTTGTCCTATTCTTTGAAGTCCCTCAAACAAGCGGAAAAGTACATTGTGCTTCTCGGACTATTACATGATTCTATAGACGAGTTTGATAAAGAAAGTCGTAGTTTTGCAGATCTGGTACATGAAGTGAACCGAATTATCGTTATCGACCGTGAAAAGTATTTACGTTTGCTCTACGATAGCCATTTTGATTCTTATGGAACTCTTGATTATTATGAACTGATTTGGAAACAACCTGATTTACATGAATTGGCTGCCGGAATTCCCGGTTTTGATCCATCGTATGTAAGAAACCCAGAAGAAGCAGTTCCATCCACATTTCAATAG
- a CDS encoding carbon-nitrogen hydrolase family protein, with amino-acid sequence MHNLYVPPYKILLFIILFGFGFFSASFLKDDQTTLPKFDIPKPDISFDFKFDFNFSKPEVDEDISKPTKSWNDVAIQTNGTDRKYGNLVGIQLVLQPEDFVKEEWWRERIEETFKKGKVAGIFDRKTIVILPEHTGTGLLFLDEKSKFLNADSLELALKSKGETFTVSDLFYLKAEKMAEVYVRTFSELAKEYNVPVLAGTIILPNPKIVKGSLVLDPKGPLYNVAVPFSADGKLMDPLVKKSLLTEEELKFLSAGEIAQDRVWVVPGWKVAILIGQEVFDINIYNRLVGKPIDGLISPSATYPNMKWQSLDLEDPNVWKQEGMAKYIKSTKAQDLVQVFLAGHLYGKNWNGKTFNLRDFANEDQVGSVESPTILNLYF; translated from the coding sequence ATGCATAATTTATATGTTCCGCCTTATAAAATTCTTCTCTTTATCATTTTGTTTGGTTTCGGTTTTTTTTCTGCCTCATTTCTAAAAGATGATCAAACTACATTACCAAAATTTGATATTCCAAAACCAGATATTAGTTTTGATTTCAAATTTGATTTTAATTTTAGCAAACCTGAAGTGGATGAAGATATTTCGAAACCTACAAAGTCATGGAATGATGTAGCAATTCAAACCAATGGAACAGACCGAAAGTATGGAAATCTAGTCGGAATTCAGTTGGTTTTACAACCGGAAGACTTTGTTAAAGAAGAGTGGTGGCGAGAAAGAATCGAAGAAACTTTTAAAAAAGGAAAAGTCGCTGGAATTTTTGATCGCAAAACAATAGTTATCCTACCTGAACATACGGGAACAGGATTATTGTTCCTAGATGAAAAATCCAAATTTTTAAATGCAGATTCGTTGGAATTAGCTTTAAAATCCAAAGGGGAAACCTTTACCGTTTCTGATTTGTTTTATTTAAAAGCAGAAAAAATGGCGGAAGTATATGTTCGAACATTTTCTGAATTAGCAAAGGAATATAATGTTCCCGTTTTAGCAGGAACTATCATTTTACCAAATCCAAAGATTGTAAAAGGAAGTCTTGTCCTCGACCCCAAAGGCCCATTGTACAACGTTGCGGTACCATTTTCTGCTGATGGAAAGTTGATGGATCCGCTTGTTAAAAAATCACTATTAACAGAAGAAGAATTAAAATTTCTTTCTGCAGGAGAAATCGCTCAGGACCGTGTTTGGGTTGTGCCGGGATGGAAGGTCGCCATCCTCATTGGTCAAGAAGTCTTTGATATTAATATATATAACCGTCTCGTCGGAAAACCAATCGATGGTTTAATTTCTCCATCAGCAACATATCCAAATATGAAATGGCAATCGTTAGATTTAGAAGATCCTAATGTTTGGAAACAAGAGGGGATGGCAAAGTATATTAAATCAACGAAAGCACAAGACCTTGTGCAAGTGTTCTTAGCCGGGCATTTATATGGAAAAAACTGGAACGGAAAAACTTTTAATCTTCGCGACTTTGCCAACGAGGATCAGGTTGGGTCGGTAGAAAGTCCTACGATCTTAAACTTGTACTTTTAA
- a CDS encoding NUDIX domain-containing protein has translation MSKHGFFQITQKLFLRNGNQLLVLRDRKSGHGDLPGGRMNEDEFFSDWSESIFREVSEELGDQIKIDVNPEPIFIHKHRVNDGNFPCVIIAYSAKLVGGIIQLSDEHDFMDWVDVTTFDPSNLFSEYMLDAVQLYLKKYA, from the coding sequence GTGAGTAAACATGGTTTTTTTCAAATTACACAAAAGTTGTTTCTTCGCAATGGGAATCAATTGTTGGTTTTACGAGATAGAAAGTCCGGTCACGGTGATCTTCCTGGTGGCCGGATGAACGAAGATGAATTTTTTTCTGACTGGTCCGAGAGTATTTTTCGGGAAGTTTCCGAAGAATTAGGAGACCAAATTAAAATTGATGTAAATCCTGAACCAATTTTTATTCATAAACATAGGGTGAATGATGGAAATTTCCCTTGTGTCATCATTGCTTATTCCGCCAAACTTGTGGGTGGAATCATTCAGTTATCTGATGAACACGACTTTATGGATTGGGTTGATGTAACAACTTTTGATCCATCCAATCTTTTTTCGGAGTATATGTTGGATGCAGTCCAACTTTATTTAAAAAAATATGCATAA
- a CDS encoding zinc-binding dehydrogenase, which translates to MKAAVLPAGARSLEIQELDLPTLLPNQVKIKVKACGICGSDIHLVLHGKMKASYSPCVPGHETSGVVDEIGEEVTKFKKGDRVVVSAGTSCGKCKHCLAGRENLCEEIGVLGFNQRGGFAEYLQIEERYLHHLPDEIPFTEGAILADAVSTPYHAVKYQGEIKPGDTVAIIGCGGLGIHAVAIAKALGAGRIFAVDIDSGSLENAKAYGADELILVEKNMQVGKVLKEKSGGIDLLCDFSGYMPNIENSVRAMSRGGRIVLVGIGRNKLEIPMPFFLIERQIRITGSYGSDRRAIPELIQLYKDKKLSLTKSISGVHKLEETNEFLHALEEKKGNPIRFIINPEL; encoded by the coding sequence ATGAAAGCAGCAGTTTTACCCGCAGGTGCCAGATCTCTTGAAATTCAAGAATTGGATCTCCCTACTCTTCTTCCCAACCAAGTAAAAATCAAAGTCAAAGCCTGTGGAATTTGTGGGTCAGACATCCACTTGGTTCTTCATGGAAAAATGAAAGCCAGTTATAGTCCCTGTGTCCCTGGACATGAAACATCCGGGGTTGTGGATGAAATTGGAGAGGAGGTCACTAAGTTCAAAAAAGGAGACCGAGTGGTAGTCAGCGCCGGAACTTCTTGCGGAAAGTGTAAACATTGTTTGGCGGGCAGGGAAAATCTTTGCGAAGAAATCGGAGTGCTTGGATTCAACCAACGGGGTGGTTTTGCCGAATACTTACAAATCGAAGAACGATATCTACACCACTTGCCTGACGAAATTCCTTTTACAGAGGGGGCCATTCTTGCCGATGCCGTCTCCACTCCTTACCATGCCGTAAAATACCAAGGTGAAATCAAACCTGGCGATACCGTTGCCATCATCGGCTGTGGGGGACTCGGAATCCATGCCGTTGCCATTGCAAAAGCTTTAGGAGCCGGTCGTATCTTTGCAGTCGACATTGACAGTGGTTCCTTAGAAAATGCAAAAGCCTACGGGGCCGACGAACTCATCTTAGTTGAAAAAAACATGCAAGTGGGAAAAGTTTTAAAAGAAAAATCGGGGGGTATAGATCTGTTATGTGACTTTTCTGGTTATATGCCAAATATAGAAAATTCTGTTCGGGCAATGAGTCGCGGAGGCCGAATAGTCCTTGTTGGAATTGGTAGAAACAAATTAGAAATTCCGATGCCATTTTTTCTGATCGAACGACAAATTAGAATCACAGGTTCTTATGGATCGGACAGAAGAGCAATCCCTGAACTCATTCAACTTTATAAAGATAAAAAATTAAGTTTAACAAAATCGATTAGCGGAGTTCATAAGTTAGAAGAAACCAATGAGTTTTTACATGCTTTGGAAGAGAAAAAAGGAAATCCCATTCGTTTTATCATCAATCCAGAATTATAG
- a CDS encoding NAD(P)H-dependent flavin oxidoreductase has product MKIKTKISEMLKIDLPIIAAPMFLVSYPELVVAVSEAGGIGCFPSLNYRTPEQLREGILEIRSKTKKPIGVNLILHKEHNPNWAKQFEVVMDLKVELIITSLGTPRTIAKEIKSNGSILFCDVTTLKHANIVAKSGADALIAVSQGAGGHAGAITPFALIPYLKKEIGLPVIAAGAISTGSQMAAALSLGADAVYIGTRFIATPESRAQNEYKQMLIDSSPDEIVYTEKISGIPANWLAKSVERSPDILEDGPKKIAAGHAGGEKAIEQEYKRWRDIWSAGQGVAQIHEVKPAGEIVKEIASEYLATVNNLPR; this is encoded by the coding sequence ATGAAAATCAAAACAAAAATCAGTGAAATGTTGAAAATTGATCTACCGATCATTGCAGCCCCCATGTTCCTCGTCTCCTATCCGGAGTTAGTGGTGGCGGTTTCAGAAGCAGGGGGAATTGGATGTTTTCCCTCATTAAATTATAGAACTCCAGAACAGTTACGCGAAGGAATCCTAGAAATTCGTTCCAAGACAAAAAAGCCAATCGGTGTCAATTTAATCCTACACAAAGAACATAACCCCAATTGGGCGAAACAATTTGAAGTGGTTATGGATTTAAAGGTAGAACTCATCATTACAAGTCTGGGAACACCTAGAACTATAGCTAAAGAAATCAAATCCAATGGATCAATTTTGTTTTGTGATGTGACCACATTAAAACACGCAAACATTGTGGCAAAGTCTGGGGCGGATGCACTGATTGCCGTTTCCCAAGGTGCCGGTGGACATGCGGGTGCCATCACTCCTTTTGCCTTAATCCCTTATCTGAAGAAAGAAATTGGTTTGCCAGTCATTGCTGCGGGAGCCATTTCTACAGGATCTCAAATGGCCGCGGCATTGTCTTTAGGGGCAGATGCAGTATACATCGGAACTCGTTTTATCGCAACACCAGAGTCTAGGGCACAAAATGAATACAAACAAATGTTAATTGATTCAAGCCCAGATGAAATCGTTTATACAGAAAAAATTTCAGGAATCCCAGCCAACTGGTTAGCAAAATCGGTGGAACGTTCTCCAGATATTTTAGAAGACGGCCCTAAAAAAATTGCCGCTGGTCATGCTGGGGGAGAAAAAGCCATCGAACAAGAATACAAAAGGTGGCGAGACATTTGGTCTGCCGGACAAGGTGTGGCTCAAATCCATGAAGTAAAACCAGCCGGTGAAATTGTAAAGGAAATCGCAAGCGAATACCTAGCAACAGTCAACAATCTTCCTCGCTAA
- a CDS encoding PP2C family protein-serine/threonine phosphatase, whose product MKEVKSYKSIHTLLHFVLYLGFVILFCGCLDLHSEVAPDRQFQQSVYLLDRYYYWSSEELKDPHSIPDNIWKQMEPNRLGFESLENQYLYVKFSDQFVRQLKSPVLYAEIALEQFKIFQGNDLVFESKLQDHFFPYIIPLNQNPSGSLIIQFQSRYRGYIGMDRDVYLKDHSMALVDLFLDNFSETFFAPILLVLSTIFLGFYFLRKRENIFLNFSILLFSASLIEALNGFVGFSLTQFSYLVVPLTYINFAFFPFALLLFLIGIFPPFFRNLFKILASIHLIVFFVSIVSNYEDGISFLNSEDDYNWVIVLEAIGAIFSSVYVLIKGNKNLRTITSGLLIIVFAGLHDILVDLELFRHGHRIIHYGFFLMLVLFGFYVFKHYWQLLHSINRMNAELRIKNKELQRLIQIDKDLALAHALQKSLLSPKYNEDDRIRIIGFSQNLESVGGDYFDHTKDSMGNWAILMADVSGHGISSAMVAAMSKMAFVGAGPYLQFPSRVFHLMNRHLVGKTKNLFITASYVFIDTESYTATFSNAGHPGFFLIRNSESDAIHLNVKGKPLGLFAHLPFAEEMVKLEPGDRILLYTDGIFDLLNEDGESFGEERLKSLLWDNRYQKFQELATIVQDSLFRFSSGWKYQMDDLSFLLVEIK is encoded by the coding sequence TTGAAAGAAGTCAAATCATATAAATCGATCCATACTCTCTTACACTTTGTTCTTTATTTGGGGTTTGTGATTTTATTTTGCGGGTGTTTGGACTTACATTCTGAAGTAGCACCTGACCGCCAATTCCAACAGTCCGTTTACCTTTTGGATCGATACTACTATTGGTCATCTGAGGAATTAAAAGACCCCCATTCGATTCCAGACAATATTTGGAAACAAATGGAACCCAATCGGTTGGGATTTGAATCATTAGAAAATCAATACTTATATGTTAAATTTAGTGATCAATTTGTCAGGCAACTCAAAAGTCCTGTTCTCTATGCAGAAATCGCATTGGAACAATTTAAAATCTTTCAAGGGAACGATTTGGTTTTTGAATCAAAACTACAAGATCATTTTTTTCCTTATATCATTCCATTAAATCAAAACCCATCAGGTTCACTCATCATCCAATTTCAATCGAGGTACCGCGGTTATATTGGAATGGATCGAGATGTGTATTTAAAGGATCATTCGATGGCGCTAGTCGACCTGTTTTTAGATAATTTCTCTGAAACCTTCTTTGCTCCGATTTTACTTGTGCTCTCCACAATTTTTCTTGGTTTTTATTTTCTTAGAAAAAGAGAAAATATTTTTTTGAATTTTTCTATCCTCTTGTTTTCCGCATCGCTCATTGAAGCTTTAAACGGGTTTGTTGGTTTTTCACTGACTCAGTTTTCTTATCTAGTTGTTCCTCTTACTTATATAAATTTTGCTTTTTTTCCTTTTGCACTTTTACTTTTTTTGATCGGGATCTTTCCTCCATTCTTTCGCAATTTATTTAAAATATTAGCAAGTATTCATCTCATTGTTTTTTTCGTATCCATTGTAAGTAATTATGAGGATGGAATTTCTTTTCTCAATAGTGAAGACGATTACAATTGGGTGATTGTATTAGAAGCAATTGGAGCCATTTTTTCTTCAGTTTATGTTCTGATTAAAGGCAATAAAAATTTGCGAACAATCACTTCGGGACTCCTCATCATTGTGTTTGCGGGACTACATGATATTTTGGTGGATCTTGAATTGTTTCGGCATGGACACCGAATCATTCATTATGGATTTTTTTTAATGTTAGTTTTGTTTGGATTTTATGTTTTCAAACATTATTGGCAACTTTTACATTCAATAAACCGAATGAATGCCGAATTGCGTATAAAAAATAAAGAATTACAAAGGTTAATCCAAATTGATAAGGATTTGGCTTTGGCCCATGCACTTCAAAAATCATTGTTATCACCGAAATACAATGAAGATGACAGAATTCGTATCATTGGATTTTCGCAAAACTTAGAGTCGGTGGGTGGTGATTATTTTGATCATACCAAAGATAGTATGGGAAATTGGGCCATACTTATGGCAGATGTTTCGGGTCATGGAATTTCTTCTGCAATGGTGGCTGCTATGTCAAAGATGGCTTTTGTGGGAGCTGGACCTTATTTACAATTTCCATCCAGAGTGTTTCATTTAATGAACAGGCATTTGGTTGGAAAAACAAAAAATCTTTTTATTACTGCTTCCTACGTGTTTATTGATACGGAATCTTATACTGCTACATTCAGTAATGCAGGTCACCCAGGTTTTTTTCTGATTCGAAATTCCGAATCGGATGCCATTCATTTGAATGTTAAAGGGAAACCTTTGGGTTTATTTGCTCATTTACCTTTTGCAGAGGAAATGGTGAAACTAGAGCCAGGAGATAGAATCTTACTCTATACCGACGGGATTTTTGATCTACTCAATGAGGATGGTGAAAGTTTCGGTGAGGAAAGACTCAAATCATTGTTATGGGACAATCGATACCAAAAATTTCAAGAATTGGCAACAATAGTGCAAGACTCCCTCTTTAGGTTTTCTTCTGGATGGAAATACCAAATGGATGATTTGAGTTTTCTATTAGTAGAAATTAAATAG